Within Oceanicoccus sp. KOV_DT_Chl, the genomic segment CCAAAGTAATGGCTGCGACCTTTATTGAGCGCGGTATTAAAATCGTATCGGGTGGGACTGAAAACCATTTGATGCTGGTTGACCTGATCGGTAAAGAATATACCGGTAAAGATGCTGATGCGGCTTTAGGTGAAGCCTTTATCACCGTCAACAAAAACGCGGTGCCTAATGATCCACGCTCGCCGTTTGTAACGTCCGGTTTACGGGTAGGTACCCCCGCTATCACTACGCGTGGTTTCGGTATCGAAGAAACCCGTGAATTGACCCATTGGATGTGCGATGTGCTGGATAGTCTGGAAAATGGCACTAGTGCTGAGGTGATTCCTGCGGTGAAGGCGAAAGTGCTGGAAATCTGCGCGCGTTTCCCTGTTTATAAGTAGTTGATGCTTGCTTGTCGGGCGGTTGGGTGTCAGCTGCCCGGCACTAAAGCTGCTACACTTCAGCCCATAATTAGCTCCATGAAAAGGCCACGGTATGCGCTGTCCGTTTTGTTCCTATGATGATACTAAAGTAATTGACTCTCGGTTGGTCGCCGAGGGCGGACAGGTTCGTCGTCGTCGAGAATGTCTCGACTGTGCCGAACGTTTCACCACCTATGAAAGTGCTGAGCTGTTGATGCCAAGAATCATTAAGCAAAACGGTAATCGTGAACCTTATGACGCCGAGAAAATGCGCGCCGGGTTATTGCGGGCGCTGGAGAAACGTCCAGTCAGCGTGGAAAAAATTGAGGCGGTTGTCAGCCAAATTGAACATGCTTTGCAAGCTGCTGGTGAGCGCGAAGTCGCGTCAATGGCCGTCGGTGAGAGAGTGATGGAGCATCTCAAACAGTTGGATCAAGTGGCTTTTGTACGCTTTGCGTCGGTGTACCGTGATTTTAAAGATCTCAACGAATTCCGCGATGAAATCGATCGTTTGTCGAAAGAACCGCAAACCGACAAAGGTTGAGCAGCTATGACTGACCAGCAGTATATGCAGCTAGCTATCGACTTGGCTCAGCAAGGTTTATACACCACTGCACCCAACCCCAGAGTAGGTTGCGTGTTGGTCAAAGACGAAAAAATTATTGGTCAGGGTTACCATCTACGTGCAGGCGCAGGTCATGCAGAAGTGAATGCAATTGCCGATGCCGGTCATCAAGCGACAGGCGCTACCGCTTATGTGACGTTGGAGCCCTGTAGCCATACCGGTAAAACACCACCGTGCTGTGAGGCATTAATTGCCGCTAAAGTGGCTAGAGTGGTGATTGCTATGACCGACCCTAATCCATTGGTTTCGGGTCGCGGAATTGCTGCTTTACAGCAGGCGGGTATAACCGTGACGACTGGGGTGTTAACCGACCAGGCGAAGGCGTTAAACCCGGGTTTTGTAAAGCGTATGGAAAGTGGCTTGCCATGGCTGCGAGTGAAAATGGCGATGAGTGTGGATGGCCGCACCGCCATGGCATCAGGTGAAAGCCAGTGGATTACCGGTACGGATGCGCGCAGTGATGTGCAGCGCTGGCGTGCCCGTAGCTGTGCCATGATCAGCTCGGTGGATACAGTGATGATGGATAATGCCTCGCTAACAGTCCGTGCTGATGAATTGGGCATTAATCCTGAACTGGCACTATTGGCAGCCGAGCAACAACCCTTAAGAGTGGTGTTGGATTCCCAGCTGCGTTTGTCGCCGCAAGCAAAAATTTTACGTCAGCCTGGGCATACCGTGGTGGTAGCTGCCGTTGAAAATGCAGCAGCACGAGCGGCATTAGAACAAGCTGGCGCCGAAGTGATGATTGTTGCTGGCGCCAATGGCAGAGTAGATTTGCCTGAGTTGCTGCGAGTGCTGGCCGAAGGCGAATGCAACGAAGTGATGGTTGAAGCGGGTGCGGTGTTGGCCGGGGCATTTGCGCAAGCGGGCCTGGTTGATCAGTACCATATTTATATGGCACCGACATTTTTGGGCAGTGATGCCAGGCCGCTATTGGATTGGCCATTAGACACCATGGCGCAACAGCAGTGCTTGATTATTGATGCTATCACGCCGGTCGGAAACGATTGGCGGATAGATGCAAGGCCGGCGTGATAAGGCCGCCAACTCCCACAAGATTTGACTACAAGGTAATAGACAATGGCATTAAATACCGTTGAAGAACTCATTCAGGATATTCGTTTAGGCAAAATGGTTATTCTGATGGATGACGAAGATCGCGAGAATGAGGGCGATTTGGTGATGGCGTCCGAATGCGTGAAACCGCAGGATATTAATTTTATGGCCAAACATGCCCGTGGCCTGATTTGTTTAACGGTCACCGAAGATCGCTGCCGTCAATTGAATTTGCCGTTGATGGTTGATGGTGCGAATGGTGCGCAATTTGGGACTAATTTTACTTTGTCTATTGAGGCTGCCGAAGGGGTGACTACCGGTATTTCAGCTGCGGATCGCGCTCATACTGTGCGTACTGCGGTAGCCCGCGGCGCCAAGCCAGCTGACATCGTGCAGCCAGGCCATATTTTTCCCATTATGGCGCAGCCGGGTGGGGTGTTAACCCGTGCCGGGCATACCGAAGCCGGTTGTGATCTGGCGCGTTTAGCAGGCTTCGAAGCGTCGGGTACTATCGTTGAAATTATGAATGAAGACGGCACCATGGCGCGTCGCCCTGAGCTGGAAAAATTTGCCGAAGAACACGGTTTAAAAATCGGCACTATTGCTGATTTGATTCATTACCGGGTAGTGAACGAACGTACTATCGAAAAAATTGGCTCGGGCAAAGTCAATACGGATCACGGCGAATTTGTATTGCACAGCTATAAAGATCTGTTAGCCGGTGAGATTCATCATGCTTTAGTGAAAGGTGATGTCAGCAACGGCGATGGTACATTGGTCAGAGTACATCTGGGTTCATCCATCCGTGATTTATTGGGTACCCAGCCAAGTGATACCCCAAGCTGGAATATCCAGCGATGTATTGCTCGCGTTGCGGAAGAAGGCTGTGGCGTGGTGGTGTTGTTGGCCCATAAAGAAACTCTGGACGAAGTGTTAACGAGTATTGAGATAGCGATGGGCAAAAAACCGGCGCCGCTGGCGACGGCTGACGGAAGTAATAATGCCTATATGACGGTTGGTTTGGGTTCGCAAATCCTACGCGATGTTGGCGTCAGTAAAATTCGTTTAATGGGGCCACCCATTAAATACAATGCGATTTCAGGTTTTGATTTGGAAGTGGTTGATTTTGTATCGCCTTAGCATGGCGCTGCCAAGGTTTTAGTCCAAAAAAACAGGTTTAGTCAGAAAGGTAAAATATGAAAGGTATAGACACGCCAGTTTATGATCCGTCGGTGTTAGCGGGTAAAAAAATCGCGATTGTCGTTACTCGCTGGAATACTTTTATAGTTGATAATCTGTTGGCCGCTGCCAAACAGCATTTAACCGCTAACGGTATTGGTGAGGGGGATATTGAGCTGATTATGTGTCCCGGTGCTTATGAAATACCGTTGACTTGCCAGCATGTGGCGGCAACCAATAAGTATGACGCGATTATTACGCTGGGTGCCGTTATCCGTGGTGGTACCCCTCACTTTGAATATGTAGCCGGTGAGTGTTCCAAAGGGGTTATGCAGGTGAGCTTGGATAGCGGTTTGCCGATTGCCTTTGGCGTACTAACAGTTGATAACGAGCAGCAAGCACTGGAGCGTTGCGGTGTTGGTGAAAATTCCGAAAACAAGGGTGAAGAGTCCGCTGCCTGTGTGCTTGAAATGCTTTGTGTTATCGCTAGTTTGTAATCGTTAATCTACCGCGTAGCTTGCCTGCGCTGTGCTCTTTATGTTGAAAGGTTGTTTCTAATGGTTGAAAAAAATCAACAGTCTCCAAAGTCAGAATTTAACCCTGCCGCGCGTCGAAAAGCCCGACATTATGGTATGCAGGCGCTTTATCAATGGCAGATGACGAAAGATTCACTGTCTGATATCGAATTACAATTTTTATCCGATTACGACTTTAGTCGCGTCGATGTGGAATATTTTCACGATATCATTCATCACGTTCCAGCAAGCCTTAATGAATTGGAAGAGGCGTTTATTCCGCATTTGGATCGTGATATTAAGGACCTTGACCCGATTGAGTTGGCCTTGTTGCGTTTAGGGAGTTACGAGTTAATAAAGCGTATAGATATTCCCTATAAAGTTGTTATCAATGAAGCGGTAGCCTTAGCGAAAAAATTTGGTGCGACTGATGGCCATAAATATATTAATGGTGTGCTGGATAAGTTGGCGCAGGATGTGCGGACTGTCGAGATTAAAGCTGGCTAGTATTTAAAATCTAACAATTACCTATAGTGGCTAATGTACCGTCGGCTGATAAATTTTAACGCCGCTTTTAAAAGTAGCTTTTGATGAATGATGCCCAGACACTAACAGAATTCGAAGTAATCCGGCGATATTTTTTGGGTGTCGGTGATGCCGCAACGGATGTGGTGGCATTAGGTATCGGCGATGATTGTGCGCTGCTGAATATTCCTTCTGGCCAACAACTGGCATTGTCAATTGACACATTGTTGGCCGGCCGGCATTTTCCCGAAGATGCTAATCCAGCTGATATTGGTCAGCGTGCGTTGG encodes:
- the nrdR gene encoding transcriptional regulator NrdR → MRCPFCSYDDTKVIDSRLVAEGGQVRRRRECLDCAERFTTYESAELLMPRIIKQNGNREPYDAEKMRAGLLRALEKRPVSVEKIEAVVSQIEHALQAAGEREVASMAVGERVMEHLKQLDQVAFVRFASVYRDFKDLNEFRDEIDRLSKEPQTDKG
- the ribD gene encoding bifunctional diaminohydroxyphosphoribosylaminopyrimidine deaminase/5-amino-6-(5-phosphoribosylamino)uracil reductase RibD, producing MTDQQYMQLAIDLAQQGLYTTAPNPRVGCVLVKDEKIIGQGYHLRAGAGHAEVNAIADAGHQATGATAYVTLEPCSHTGKTPPCCEALIAAKVARVVIAMTDPNPLVSGRGIAALQQAGITVTTGVLTDQAKALNPGFVKRMESGLPWLRVKMAMSVDGRTAMASGESQWITGTDARSDVQRWRARSCAMISSVDTVMMDNASLTVRADELGINPELALLAAEQQPLRVVLDSQLRLSPQAKILRQPGHTVVVAAVENAAARAALEQAGAEVMIVAGANGRVDLPELLRVLAEGECNEVMVEAGAVLAGAFAQAGLVDQYHIYMAPTFLGSDARPLLDWPLDTMAQQQCLIIDAITPVGNDWRIDARPA
- the ribBA gene encoding bifunctional 3,4-dihydroxy-2-butanone-4-phosphate synthase/GTP cyclohydrolase II produces the protein MALNTVEELIQDIRLGKMVILMDDEDRENEGDLVMASECVKPQDINFMAKHARGLICLTVTEDRCRQLNLPLMVDGANGAQFGTNFTLSIEAAEGVTTGISAADRAHTVRTAVARGAKPADIVQPGHIFPIMAQPGGVLTRAGHTEAGCDLARLAGFEASGTIVEIMNEDGTMARRPELEKFAEEHGLKIGTIADLIHYRVVNERTIEKIGSGKVNTDHGEFVLHSYKDLLAGEIHHALVKGDVSNGDGTLVRVHLGSSIRDLLGTQPSDTPSWNIQRCIARVAEEGCGVVVLLAHKETLDEVLTSIEIAMGKKPAPLATADGSNNAYMTVGLGSQILRDVGVSKIRLMGPPIKYNAISGFDLEVVDFVSP
- the ribH gene encoding 6,7-dimethyl-8-ribityllumazine synthase, which gives rise to MKGIDTPVYDPSVLAGKKIAIVVTRWNTFIVDNLLAAAKQHLTANGIGEGDIELIMCPGAYEIPLTCQHVAATNKYDAIITLGAVIRGGTPHFEYVAGECSKGVMQVSLDSGLPIAFGVLTVDNEQQALERCGVGENSENKGEESAACVLEMLCVIASL
- the nusB gene encoding transcription antitermination factor NusB; translation: MVEKNQQSPKSEFNPAARRKARHYGMQALYQWQMTKDSLSDIELQFLSDYDFSRVDVEYFHDIIHHVPASLNELEEAFIPHLDRDIKDLDPIELALLRLGSYELIKRIDIPYKVVINEAVALAKKFGATDGHKYINGVLDKLAQDVRTVEIKAG